From the genome of Prosthecobacter debontii, one region includes:
- a CDS encoding restriction system-associated AAA family ATPase → MKLLHLHLHDRYRSLPAGFRVEFLQEAEKPRCFEFAPFCLAGLNGSGKSNLLEALAAIFYHIEVMHLTFRPDNFTAEENPDGFDSRKGEPDAYELEYYCQDDNLRNTWDNFRWDDTSWDEQPVVHIRLTKKVGTAPVMQWLNRHEFDAENKPLELTSLEAKRYLPRYILGYSSGHNEVLSLPFRKMRCIHFDEYRHYLRKSLPYSKPEGRMLFMDESYSQVILLCHFLFPSSAVQQVFLKKVGLVGIRRFRFVIRRAEKVKSEAGEIELTSRLSGKQDAEGKLQARLLDKLIQCATCHYEDYRYEADEDAYDLYLDYLMDEAGEMRKAFRYHFGEGAENASEELVMAKSALNLFEALHVLLTLNGYQTSDEVKKDLYESHSLYSAETLPTPASHDRIFRIKDFELVKKGVNGQLYGKALSDGEHQLLHTSASACSSAMNPLYSSWMSRKRI, encoded by the coding sequence ATGAAGCTGCTGCATCTCCATCTCCACGACCGTTATCGCAGCCTACCTGCGGGCTTCCGGGTGGAGTTCCTTCAGGAAGCGGAGAAGCCGCGCTGCTTTGAGTTTGCCCCCTTCTGCCTGGCGGGGCTCAATGGCAGCGGTAAATCCAATCTGCTGGAGGCCCTGGCCGCCATCTTTTACCACATCGAGGTCATGCACTTGACCTTTCGGCCCGATAACTTTACGGCGGAGGAGAATCCAGATGGCTTTGATTCTAGAAAAGGAGAGCCGGATGCGTATGAGCTGGAATACTATTGCCAGGATGATAACCTTCGGAATACCTGGGATAACTTCCGTTGGGATGATACCTCCTGGGATGAGCAGCCTGTAGTCCATATCCGCCTAACAAAAAAGGTAGGAACGGCTCCGGTGATGCAGTGGCTGAATCGGCATGAATTTGATGCGGAAAACAAGCCTCTGGAACTGACCTCCCTAGAGGCGAAACGGTATCTTCCACGTTACATCCTGGGCTATTCATCCGGGCATAATGAGGTGCTGAGCCTGCCTTTCCGTAAGATGCGCTGCATCCACTTTGACGAGTATCGTCATTATCTGCGGAAGTCTCTGCCCTATTCAAAGCCAGAGGGGCGGATGCTCTTCATGGATGAGAGCTACAGTCAGGTGATCCTGCTGTGTCATTTCTTGTTCCCTTCTTCGGCGGTGCAGCAAGTGTTTTTGAAGAAAGTAGGACTGGTGGGCATCCGGCGTTTTCGTTTTGTCATCCGGCGGGCCGAAAAGGTGAAGAGTGAGGCTGGCGAGATCGAGCTGACCTCGCGCCTGAGCGGCAAGCAAGATGCGGAGGGAAAGCTCCAGGCGCGTCTTTTGGACAAGCTCATCCAATGCGCCACCTGCCATTATGAGGACTACCGCTATGAGGCGGATGAGGACGCCTACGACCTGTATCTGGACTATCTCATGGATGAAGCGGGGGAAATGCGAAAAGCCTTTCGCTATCACTTTGGCGAGGGGGCTGAAAATGCCTCTGAGGAACTGGTGATGGCCAAGTCGGCGCTGAACCTCTTTGAGGCCCTGCATGTGCTGTTGACCCTGAATGGCTACCAGACCAGCGACGAGGTGAAAAAGGATCTTTATGAGTCCCACAGCCTTTATTCTGCCGAGACCCTGCCGACGCCTGCCTCTCATGATCGCATCTTCCGCATCAAGGACTTTGAACTCGTGAAGAAAGGGGTGAATGGCCAGCTTTACGGGAAGGCCTTATCGGATGGTGAACATCAACTGCTGCACACATCGGCCTCTGCCTGCTCTTCCGCCATGAACCCGCTCTATTCCTCCTGGATGAGCCGGAAACGCATCTGA
- a CDS encoding restriction endonuclease, which produces MSLWLIRAGAHGEFELTFLEENRVYVTWLNLAHDLHKLENKDALISILETLDPSGKPKKWLNHASQIWPFAHTMQKGDWVVLPLKTQQSIYIGEITSDYHFEPEGPNPFYHWRSVKWIGEAIPRQRFGQDLLHSFGAFLTICRIQRNNAEARIQAMKASGWGDDPGKKGLLIKAKTESAEIDDEELADDLVDLEQQGLDRIATMIQAKFAGHGFTRLVESILKAQGYTTYLSPEGADGGADILAGMGALGFGSPQLCVEVKSELKPIDRETVDKLLGAMSKFNAAQGLFVSWGGFKTNVQKELAQSFFKVRLWTQKDLLDALFAHYDQLDADIRAELPLTRIWTVAVPEE; this is translated from the coding sequence ATGTCCCTCTGGCTCATTCGCGCAGGCGCGCACGGCGAATTCGAATTGACGTTTCTCGAAGAGAACCGGGTCTATGTGACTTGGCTCAATCTTGCCCACGATCTCCACAAGTTGGAGAACAAGGATGCTTTGATCAGCATCCTGGAAACCCTTGATCCAAGCGGGAAGCCAAAGAAGTGGCTGAACCATGCCTCTCAGATCTGGCCCTTTGCTCACACTATGCAGAAGGGCGATTGGGTGGTGCTGCCGCTCAAGACACAGCAGAGCATCTACATCGGCGAGATCACCAGCGACTACCACTTTGAGCCCGAGGGACCAAATCCCTTTTACCACTGGCGCAGCGTGAAGTGGATCGGCGAGGCGATCCCCCGCCAACGTTTCGGCCAGGACCTGCTACACTCCTTTGGAGCCTTCCTCACCATCTGCCGCATCCAGCGCAACAACGCCGAGGCCCGCATTCAAGCCATGAAGGCCAGCGGTTGGGGCGATGATCCCGGCAAGAAGGGACTGCTGATCAAAGCCAAGACCGAGTCCGCTGAAATCGACGATGAGGAACTGGCCGATGATCTGGTCGATCTGGAGCAGCAGGGCCTCGACCGGATCGCCACCATGATTCAAGCCAAGTTTGCCGGACACGGATTCACGCGTCTCGTGGAAAGCATCCTCAAGGCCCAAGGTTACACCACCTATCTCAGCCCCGAAGGTGCGGATGGTGGGGCGGACATTCTAGCTGGAATGGGAGCCCTGGGTTTCGGCAGCCCGCAGCTCTGTGTGGAAGTGAAGTCCGAGCTCAAGCCCATCGACCGCGAGACCGTGGACAAACTGCTGGGAGCGATGAGCAAGTTTAACGCTGCGCAGGGCCTCTTTGTCTCCTGGGGCGGCTTTAAAACCAATGTGCAGAAGGAGCTGGCGCAGAGCTTTTTCAAAGTCCGTCTCTGGACCCAAAAGGATCTGCTCGACGCCCTCTTTGCCCACTACGATCAGCTCGATGCCGACATCCGGGCTGAACTGCCTCTGACGCGCATCTGGACGGTGGCGGTGCCAGAGGAATGA
- a CDS encoding restriction endonuclease subunit S has product MIDTQTVHFEWQELRMDDLFNIVRGGSPRPIDKFLTDDPEGLNWILISDAQDGSKFITSTKKRIRREGIKKTRMVHAGTFLLTNSMSFGRPYVLQISGCIHDGWLALTPKSDQLSTNFFYHLLSSPLVYGELSSKAVGAVVKNLNIAAVSKLVVRVPPLDEQKRIAAVLDKAEALRRQRQESLDLTEKLLQSVFLEMFGDPVTNPKGWNTVELSKLGTLDRGVSKHRPRNAPELLGGKYPLIQTGDVSNAGLYITDYKQTYSDVGYKQSKMWPKGTLCITIAANIAQTGILQFDACFPDSVVGFKPHRGVSNSIYVHFLFGFLQAILEKNAPQAAQKNINLAILRSLRIPLPPIDIQDRFEKLVSDTMVVLHDQKKALKISGEFFNSLQQRAFRGELDLSRLVLDAEATEPEPKPDEIPVPEQPPKALGRATGSASFKVRSRRFIPTKSEEARLKVLDAQLERGEPIDWSPDYFRFRLLGRQAEPFRAGDILQQAATVFNEETLPKRDELVKQMLGMMEGVGEVMLSGALLKQRFDTERHEIRLELLP; this is encoded by the coding sequence ATGATTGACACGCAAACGGTGCATTTTGAATGGCAAGAACTCAGAATGGACGACTTGTTCAATATAGTGCGGGGTGGGTCTCCTCGCCCCATTGACAAGTTTTTAACTGATGATCCTGAAGGACTAAATTGGATCCTAATTAGTGATGCCCAAGACGGATCGAAATTTATCACTTCTACAAAAAAGCGAATTCGCCGTGAGGGAATCAAAAAGACCCGAATGGTTCACGCTGGAACATTTTTGCTAACGAATTCGATGAGTTTTGGACGGCCATATGTCCTCCAAATTTCAGGCTGTATCCATGATGGATGGCTCGCTCTGACACCAAAATCTGACCAATTATCCACGAACTTCTTCTACCACTTACTAAGCTCTCCGCTTGTGTATGGCGAGCTCTCCAGCAAAGCTGTTGGGGCAGTTGTCAAAAATCTCAATATAGCAGCGGTTAGCAAACTTGTCGTTAGGGTCCCGCCCCTCGACGAGCAAAAACGAATCGCGGCAGTGTTGGACAAGGCGGAGGCGCTGCGCCGCCAGCGTCAGGAATCCCTCGACCTCACCGAGAAGCTGCTCCAATCCGTGTTTCTGGAGATGTTTGGCGATCCAGTAACGAATCCGAAGGGATGGAATACGGTCGAACTATCTAAGCTTGGAACGCTCGACAGAGGCGTTTCCAAGCATCGCCCACGAAACGCCCCAGAACTTTTAGGTGGAAAATATCCACTCATTCAGACGGGTGATGTGTCTAATGCAGGTCTTTACATCACTGATTACAAGCAAACTTATTCAGATGTTGGTTATAAACAGAGTAAGATGTGGCCCAAGGGAACTCTCTGCATCACTATTGCTGCTAACATTGCTCAAACGGGGATTCTACAGTTTGATGCCTGCTTTCCGGATAGCGTGGTAGGATTTAAACCGCATCGTGGAGTATCTAACAGCATCTATGTCCATTTTTTGTTTGGTTTTTTACAAGCGATACTGGAAAAAAACGCCCCTCAAGCCGCCCAGAAAAACATTAATTTGGCCATTTTGAGATCACTTCGGATTCCTTTGCCTCCGATTGATATCCAAGATCGATTTGAGAAATTGGTCAGCGATACTATGGTTGTTTTACATGACCAGAAAAAGGCTCTTAAGATATCGGGCGAATTTTTTAATTCCCTCCAACAACGAGCCTTCCGAGGTGAGTTGGACCTGAGCCGCCTTGTTCTTGATGCGGAGGCAACCGAGCCAGAACCTAAGCCTGATGAGATTCCAGTCCCAGAGCAGCCGCCCAAGGCTCTTGGAAGGGCCACGGGAAGCGCAAGTTTTAAAGTCCGTTCCAGACGCTTCATTCCCACGAAATCGGAGGAGGCAAGACTCAAGGTTCTGGATGCCCAGCTCGAGCGCGGAGAGCCGATTGATTGGTCCCCCGATTATTTCCGCTTCCGGCTCCTGGGACGGCAGGCGGAGCCCTTCAGAGCAGGGGATATCTTACAACAGGCGGCCACCGTCTTTAACGAAGAGACCCTGCCAAAACGAGATGAGCTGGTGAAGCAGATGCTGGGAATGATGGAAGGTGTCGGCGAGGTGATGCTCTCGGGGGCACTCCTGAAGCAACGATTCGACACGGAGCGGCATGAAATCCGCCTGGAACTGCTGCCATGA
- a CDS encoding DUF4403 family protein: MSPLKPLVLLTTLLVLASLTVGTYAFSHYRHAKGALTQKPPHESSPSAFPTTPSRVAVSARIPFSEITQMIHEKVPAQFSGGGHGPDAGRVRIPPFGPTITVGTKYDYQVRRGVPTLTRLNDHTARFSVPISFSGHGGLRGDGARLLSLDRKSFRGELLAHLDVEPQLQPDWKLNSRVSVSYQWIHDPKVEIVGGIWINIKKHIEDPLDKAMQDVSAKVTALINQQDVRSKVAEAYVQKSYPVDLPTVGSAFVNVLPQGVEFSGVTFTSDALSVSVAVIAQVEVGTQPLPEQALPLPNLSPISAAPNQLDIKIPIHVPYATLQQALNAQLTNHSFHQSVKVGQGQQEAQITLKGFEVYPSGQHLVLGIEIEADLPSRWFDTRGFVYLTGTPVIQDGVLHIQDLHYTQALDHELWTAAGILFQESIAQALRDNSTYDTRQELARVKEQIAEALKEKPLTQGLSLIIENPDIQIGRLATGEKEITLEALFQATAHIRARSSGSP, from the coding sequence ATGTCACCTCTCAAACCTCTCGTCCTCCTCACCACGCTGTTGGTTCTCGCGTCACTGACCGTCGGCACCTATGCCTTCAGCCACTATCGGCATGCCAAGGGCGCGCTTACCCAAAAGCCCCCCCACGAATCCTCCCCGAGCGCCTTCCCGACCACGCCTTCCCGGGTGGCCGTCTCGGCACGAATTCCCTTTTCTGAAATCACGCAAATGATCCACGAGAAGGTGCCTGCCCAGTTTTCGGGCGGCGGCCATGGGCCAGATGCAGGCCGAGTCCGCATCCCACCCTTTGGCCCCACCATCACCGTCGGGACCAAGTACGATTATCAGGTGCGCCGTGGTGTGCCCACGCTCACGCGCCTCAATGATCATACCGCCCGTTTCTCCGTCCCCATTTCCTTTTCCGGTCATGGGGGGCTGAGAGGCGATGGGGCCAGGTTGCTCAGCCTGGATCGTAAATCTTTCCGTGGCGAGCTGCTGGCCCACTTGGATGTGGAACCTCAACTCCAGCCTGACTGGAAGCTTAACTCTCGCGTGAGTGTGAGTTACCAATGGATTCACGATCCCAAAGTCGAAATCGTCGGTGGCATTTGGATCAACATCAAAAAGCACATTGAAGACCCCTTGGACAAGGCCATGCAGGATGTTTCAGCCAAGGTCACTGCGCTCATCAATCAGCAAGATGTGCGCTCAAAAGTGGCGGAGGCCTATGTCCAGAAAAGCTACCCGGTGGATCTGCCCACGGTCGGGTCGGCCTTCGTCAATGTGCTCCCGCAAGGGGTGGAGTTTTCCGGGGTGACATTCACTTCAGACGCGCTCTCCGTCTCGGTGGCCGTGATCGCCCAGGTGGAAGTCGGCACCCAGCCTCTGCCAGAGCAAGCGCTGCCTCTGCCTAACCTCTCCCCGATCTCCGCTGCGCCTAACCAACTGGACATCAAGATCCCGATCCATGTTCCCTACGCCACGCTTCAGCAGGCCTTGAATGCGCAACTGACAAATCATTCGTTTCACCAAAGCGTCAAGGTAGGCCAAGGCCAACAAGAAGCCCAAATCACCCTAAAAGGATTCGAGGTTTATCCCTCGGGCCAGCATCTGGTGCTGGGCATCGAGATTGAGGCCGATCTGCCGAGCCGCTGGTTCGACACGCGCGGCTTTGTTTACCTGACCGGCACCCCCGTCATTCAAGACGGCGTCTTGCACATTCAAGATCTGCACTACACCCAGGCTCTGGATCATGAATTATGGACCGCAGCAGGCATCCTGTTTCAAGAGTCCATCGCCCAAGCCCTGCGAGACAACTCCACCTACGATACCCGCCAGGAACTCGCACGGGTGAAGGAGCAAATCGCAGAGGCCCTCAAAGAAAAGCCCCTCACTCAAGGCCTTTCCTTGATCATTGAAAATCCAGACATTCAGATCGGTCGCCTCGCCACGGGGGAAAAAGAGATCACCCTTGAAGCCCTCTTCCAAGCCACCGCCCACATCAGGGCACGTTCGTCTGGATCCCCATGA